A region from the Haemorhous mexicanus isolate bHaeMex1 chromosome 12, bHaeMex1.pri, whole genome shotgun sequence genome encodes:
- the CCNE1 gene encoding G1/S-specific cyclin-E1 isoform X1, whose amino-acid sequence MRRESDCADDKGPAKGDAGAEYAMRARKRKADVGTFLQDPDEEIAKMEMTRKKPCEKQKSWTNIHEHAHMLIPTPDKDDDDPVRVDYSRFIHLSVVPTRATPLPALGWANRDDVWKNMINKEETYVRDKFYMQRHPQLQPKMRTILLDWLMEVCEAYKLHRETFYLAQDFFDRFMATQQDVVKTLLQLIGVTSLFIAAKLEEIYPPKLHQFAYVTDGACTEDEIISMELIIMKALNWNLNPLTVVSWLNIYLQVAYLNDLYEVMLPQYPQQIFVQITELLDLCVLDIGCLEYTYGILAASALYHFSSSELMQKVSGYEFCEIEDCVKWMVPFAMALREVGSSKLKHFSGIAPEDLHNIQTHINSFDLLDRAQAKQAILAEQNRTSPFPTGVLTPPQSSKKLSSGLQSI is encoded by the exons ATGCGCCGGGAGAG CGACTGCGCGGACGACAAGGGTCCTGCCAAGGGGGACGCGGGTGCGGAGTACGCCATGCGAGCCCGCAAGAGGAAAGCTGATGTGGGCACG TTCTTACAGGATCCTGATGAAGAAATTGCCAAAATGGAGATGACTAGAAAAAAGCCGTGCGAAAAGCAG AAGTCCTGGACTAACATCCACGAGCATGCCCACATGCTGATTCCCACTCCGGATAAAGACGACGACGATCCCGTCCGTGTCGATTACTCGCGCTTTATCCATCTGAGCGTTGTTCCCACCAGAGCTACCCCACTGCCAGCTCTAGG CTGGGCAAACAGGGATGATGTATGGAAAAACATGATAAACAAAGAAGAGACCTACGTGAGGGATAAATTCTACATGCAAAGgcacccccagctgcagcctAAGATGAGAACCATCCTTCTAGACTGGCTAATGGAG GTTTGTGAAGCCTACAAACTTCATAGAGAAACTTTTTATTTAGCACAAGATTTCTTTGATCGCTTTATGGCAACACAACAGGATGTTGTAAAAACACTATTGCAGCTTATTGGTGTCACTTCTCTATTCATAGCAGCAAAGCTTGAG GAAATTTATCCACCAAAGTTGCACCAGTTTGCCTATGTTACAGATGGAGCCTGTACAGAAGATGAAATCATCAGTATGGAATTGATCATTATGAAG GCTCTTAATTGGAACTTAAATCCACTGACAGTTGTATCGTGGCTAAACATTTACCTGCAAGTTGCATATTTAAATGATCTTTATGAGGTAATGCTGCCACAATATCCACAGCAGATATTTGTACAAATAACAGAG CTCTTGGATCTCTGTGTGCTGGATATTGGCTGCTTGGAATATACCTATGGAATACTTGCAGCCTCTGCTTTGTATCACTTCTCCTCATCTGAGTTGATGCAGAAGGTTTCAG GTTATGAGTTCTGTGAGATAGAGGACTGTGTGAAATGGATGGTCCCATTTGCCATGGCTCTGAGGGAAGTAGGAAGCTCCAAACTCAAACACTTTAGTGGGATAGCTCCTGAAGATTTGCACAATATACAGACACACATCAACAGCTTTGATTTGCTG